The following proteins are co-located in the Methanomassiliicoccales archaeon genome:
- a CDS encoding 2-oxoacid:ferredoxin oxidoreductase subunit beta: protein MVLKWSDFKSDVFVDWCPGCGNHAILAALQAALAELGLEPHQIVLVSGIGCSGKVPHFVKANGVHTLHGRTLPFAQGVKVANPDLEVIAIGGDGDGLGIGVGHLVNAGRRNVDMTYLIHNNGVYGLTKGQASPTLRLGLKVKAIPRPNINEAINPVMLAVSSGYTFVARGYAFDTKHLKEIIKEAIRHKGLALVDILQPCPTYNDINTKDWYAGMDRIDPETGKPVPRIYRLEETGYNPNVRNLDEDFEKKVEAMRKSQEWGNRIPIGIFYRNELLPTFQDRITERIPFYRTLPPAKQKICDERGAPTIDVSDFFNELRIT from the coding sequence ATGGTTCTTAAATGGTCAGATTTCAAGAGCGATGTTTTCGTCGATTGGTGTCCAGGTTGCGGTAACCATGCCATTCTGGCAGCACTTCAAGCGGCGTTGGCTGAGCTCGGTCTGGAACCGCATCAGATCGTGCTTGTCTCTGGGATAGGTTGTTCTGGAAAGGTGCCGCATTTCGTGAAGGCCAACGGCGTACACACACTCCACGGCAGAACGCTGCCCTTTGCCCAGGGGGTGAAAGTCGCCAATCCTGATCTCGAAGTCATCGCGATAGGGGGAGACGGTGACGGCCTGGGGATAGGTGTGGGGCATTTGGTGAACGCAGGAAGAAGGAATGTGGATATGACTTACCTTATCCATAATAACGGCGTATATGGCCTCACTAAAGGGCAAGCCTCTCCGACCCTGAGACTGGGCTTGAAGGTAAAGGCAATCCCGAGACCCAATATCAACGAGGCGATAAACCCCGTCATGCTCGCCGTGTCTTCGGGATACACATTTGTCGCGAGGGGCTACGCTTTCGATACAAAGCATCTGAAGGAGATCATCAAGGAAGCGATCAGACACAAGGGGTTGGCACTTGTAGATATCCTACAGCCATGTCCCACATACAACGACATCAACACAAAGGACTGGTATGCAGGAATGGATCGCATCGACCCTGAGACTGGGAAGCCCGTGCCGAGGATTTACAGGCTGGAAGAGACGGGCTATAACCCCAATGTACGGAATCTGGACGAGGACTTCGAGAAGAAGGTCGAGGCCATGAGGAAGAGCCAGGAGTGGGGTAATAGGATCCCGATTGGTATCTTCTACCGGAATGAGCTTCTACCCACTTTCCAGGACCGCATAACTGAGCGCATTCCATTTTATAGGACACTCCCCCCAGCAAAACAGAAAATCTGTGATGAGAGGGGTGCCCCAACGATTGACGTGAGTGATTTCTTCAATGAGCTGAGGATAACGTAA